In one window of Cydia pomonella isolate Wapato2018A chromosome 16, ilCydPomo1, whole genome shotgun sequence DNA:
- the LOC133526253 gene encoding uncharacterized protein LOC133526253 produces MERQRQRCVYVTARQKKKLLELIGKNPELLSTNIRQGFSYKECQKKWQNIATECNSIAGAKKTWRQWRKTWQDLRSKTKKRNLDAYKQLPATTNNDLTPTEQEARGIKDSPTKSESPQREETPEFIPLDQDILQDHNFNNDMEYTGSISEPESPPETKVFTSERRKIKVKNNKYKSSKHSDCYINCDALTNMEERKLQVKEDYLKFKKDYLKQKLKLIKEQTEALKSIARELSK; encoded by the exons ATGGAAAGACAGAGGCAAAGATGCGTTTACGTTACAGCCCGCCAAAAGAAGAAGCTTCTTGAGCTGATAGGGAAGAACCCAGAGTTATTATCAACTAATATCCGTCAAGGGTTTTCATACAAAGAATGTCAGAAAAAATGGCAGAACATAGCAACCGAGTGTAATTCTATAGCCGGCGCCAAGAAGACGTGGAGACAGTGGAGAAAA ACTTGGCAAGATCTTAGGTCAAAGACTAAAAAGCGAAATTTGGATGCTTACAAACAATTACCTGCAACAACCAACAATGACTTAACACCAACTGAACAGGAAGCCCGAGGAATAAAAGATTCTCCTACAAAGAGTGAGAGCCCTCAAAGAGAGGAGACTCCAGAATTTATCCCGTTAGATCAAGACATATTACAGGACCATAACTTTAATAACGATATGGAATACACAGGATCAATAAGTGAGCCCGAATCTCCTCCGGAAACAAAAGTTTTCACCTCAGAACGTAGAAAAATTAAAGTCAagaacaataaatataaaagttcaAAGCATTCTGATTGCTATATCAACTGTGATGCCTTAACCAACATGGAGGAGCGGAAGTTACAGGTCAAAGAAGACtatcttaaatttaaaaaggattatttgaaacaaaaattaaaactaatcaaGGAGCAGACCGAGGCTTTGAAGAGCATAGCCAGAGAACTTTCGAAGtga